A portion of the Rhinolophus sinicus isolate RSC01 linkage group LG03, ASM3656204v1, whole genome shotgun sequence genome contains these proteins:
- the SNAP23 gene encoding synaptosomal-associated protein 23 isoform X1: MDNLSAEEIQLRAHQVTDESLESTRRILGLAIESQDAGIKTITMLDEQGEQLNRIEEGMDQINKDMKEAEKTLTELNKCCGLCVCPCNRFSDVGCFNEIRTKNFEAGKAYKATWGDGGDNSPSNVVSKQPGRVTNGQPQRATTGAASGGYINRITNDAREDEMEENLTQVGNILGNLKNMALDMGNGIEAQNRQIERITEKADTNKDRIDNANARAKKLIDS; the protein is encoded by the exons ATGGATAACCTATCAGCAGAAGAAATTCAGTTGAGAGCTCACCAGGTTACTGATGAG tCTCTGGAAAGTACAAGGAGAATCCTGGGTTTAGCCATTGAG tctCAGGATGCAGGAATCAAGACTATTACTATGCTGGATGAACAAGGGG AACAACTAAACCGCATAGAAGAAGGCATGgaccaaataaataaagacatgaaagaagcAGAGAAGACTTTAACAGAACTCAACAAGTGCTGTGGCCTTTGTGTCTGCCCATGTAATAG aTTCTCAGATGTTGGTTGTTTCAATGAAATCAG GACAAAGAACTTTGAGGCTGGTAAGGCCTATAAGGCAACATGGGGAGATGGTGGAGACAACTCTCCTAGCAATGTAGTATCTAAGCAGCCGGGCCGAGTGACAAATGGTCAGCCTCAGCGAGCAACCACAGGAGCAGCCAGCGGTGGATACATTAATCG TATAACTAATGATGCCAGGGAAGATGAAATGGAAGAGAACCTGACTCAAGTGGGCAATATCCTAGGAAATCTAAAAAATATGGCCCTGGACATGGGCAATGGAATTGAGGCTCAAAATCGACAAATAGAGCGGATCACAGAAAAG gctGACACCAACAAAGATCGTATTGACAATGCCAATGCCAGAGCAAAGAAACTCATTGATAGCTAA
- the SNAP23 gene encoding synaptosomal-associated protein 23 isoform X2 codes for MDNLSAEEIQLRAHQVTDESLESTRRILGLAIESQDAGIKTITMLDEQGEQLNRIEEGMDQINKDMKEAEKTLTELNKCCGLCVCPCNRTKNFEAGKAYKATWGDGGDNSPSNVVSKQPGRVTNGQPQRATTGAASGGYINRITNDAREDEMEENLTQVGNILGNLKNMALDMGNGIEAQNRQIERITEKADTNKDRIDNANARAKKLIDS; via the exons ATGGATAACCTATCAGCAGAAGAAATTCAGTTGAGAGCTCACCAGGTTACTGATGAG tCTCTGGAAAGTACAAGGAGAATCCTGGGTTTAGCCATTGAG tctCAGGATGCAGGAATCAAGACTATTACTATGCTGGATGAACAAGGGG AACAACTAAACCGCATAGAAGAAGGCATGgaccaaataaataaagacatgaaagaagcAGAGAAGACTTTAACAGAACTCAACAAGTGCTGTGGCCTTTGTGTCTGCCCATGTAATAG GACAAAGAACTTTGAGGCTGGTAAGGCCTATAAGGCAACATGGGGAGATGGTGGAGACAACTCTCCTAGCAATGTAGTATCTAAGCAGCCGGGCCGAGTGACAAATGGTCAGCCTCAGCGAGCAACCACAGGAGCAGCCAGCGGTGGATACATTAATCG TATAACTAATGATGCCAGGGAAGATGAAATGGAAGAGAACCTGACTCAAGTGGGCAATATCCTAGGAAATCTAAAAAATATGGCCCTGGACATGGGCAATGGAATTGAGGCTCAAAATCGACAAATAGAGCGGATCACAGAAAAG gctGACACCAACAAAGATCGTATTGACAATGCCAATGCCAGAGCAAAGAAACTCATTGATAGCTAA